One Narcine bancroftii isolate sNarBan1 chromosome 3, sNarBan1.hap1, whole genome shotgun sequence DNA window includes the following coding sequences:
- the plk2b gene encoding serine/threonine-protein kinase PLK2b isoform X2 — MTDLTTNIVYAAKIIPHTRVAKPHQREKIDREIELHRTLHHKHIVHFYHHFEDKENIYILLEHCSRRSMAHVLKARKVLTEPEVRYYLRQIVSGLKYLHDQGILHRDLKLGNFFINENMELKIGDFGLAAKLEPVEQRSRTICGTPNYLSPEVLNKQGHGCESDIWALGCVMYTMLLGRPPFETTNLKETYRCIKEARYTTPSSLSTSARQLIASMLAKCPKDRPSLDDILHYDFLTQGFTPERLSQTCCHYAPDFHLSSPAKNFFKKAAAALFGGKKDKAKFLDNHNKLGKEDFDEIHKLKNDLKKISLSKQLNKSQSDEPESKLTSKPPINHLKPESPLPIQDNEQQIRDSIRMIVRGTLGSCSSSSNESLEDSTMGSVADTVARVLKGCLENMPEGDFLPKHQLSFSFQWVTKWVDYSNKYGFGYQLSDHTVGVLFNNGTHMSLLADKKTIHYYADLGQCTVFSTLDIPEKFVSQMTILKYFAHYMEENLMEGGDLPGSVDAEKSRLCLLQWLKSDRALMMLFSDGTFQVNFYHDHTKIIICNLNEEYLLTYINEDRVSTTFKLSTLLMSGCSQELRTRMEYALNMVQQRFN; from the exons ATGACAGACCTGACCACCAACATCGTCTATGCTGCAAAAATCATCCCCCACACCAGGGTAGCCAAGCCCCATCAGAGAGAAAAG ATTGACCGAGAAATAGAACTGCACCGAACGCTTCACCACAAGCACATTGTTCACTTCTACCATCACTTTGAAGATAAGGAAAACATTTACATTCTGTTGGAACACTGCAGCCGAAGA TCAATGGCTCACGTCCTGAAAGCTCGAAAAGTGCTGACAGAACCAGAAGTGCGGTACTACCTCCGGCAGATAGTCTCAGGATTGAAGTATCTACACGATCAAGGAATTCTCCACAGAGACCTCAAACTGG GCAACTTTTTCATCAATGAAAACATGGAACTGAAAATAGGGGATTTTGGATTAGCAGCGAAACTGGAGCCAGTGGAGCAAAGAAGCAG GACGATCTGTGGCACACCAAATTATTTGTCTCCTGAAGTTCTCAACAAACAAGGACATGGCTGTGAATCTGATATCTGGGCATTGGGCTGTGTAAT GTATACAATGTTGCTGGGGAGACCTCCATTTGAGACAACCAACCTAAAAGAAACGTACAGATGTATAAAGGAAGCAAGATACACCACGCCATCGTCATTGTCAACATCTGCAAGGCAATTAATAGCCAGTATGCTAGCAAAATGTCCAAAAGATCGACCCAGTCTAGATGACATCCTGCATTATGATTTCCTTACTCAG GGGTTTACACCTGAGAGACTCTCGCAGACCTGCTGTCATTATGCACCAGATTTTCACTTGTCCAGCCCCGCCAAGAACTTTTTCAAAAAGGCAGCTGCAGCCCTGTTTGGTGGAAAGAAGGACAAAGCCAAGTTTTTGGACAATCACA ataaactgggaaaggaaGACTTTGATGAGATTCACAAACTGAAAAATGACTTGAAGAAGATATCATTAAGCAAACAACTGAATAAAAGTCAATCAGATGAG CCAGAATCAAAGTTGACCAGCAAGCCACCAATTAACCATCTCAAACCAGAGAGTCCCTTGCCAATACAGGATAATGAACAGCAAATCAGAGATTCAATAAGGATGATCGTGAGAGGAACCTTGGGAAGCTGTAGCAGCAGTAGTAATGAAT CGCTTGAAGACAGTACCATGGGAAGTGTTGCTGACACAGTTGCGAGAGTACTAAAGGGCTGCCTAGAAAATATGCCAGAAG GAGATTTTTTGCCAAAacaccagttgagtttctccttCCAATGGGTTACCAAATGGGTGGACTATTCAAATAAGTATGGCTTTGGGTATCAATTGTCTGATCACACAGTTGGTGTCCTCTTCAATAACGGAACACACATGAGCTTGCTGGCTGACAAGAA AACCATTCATTACTATGCAGATCTGGGCCAGTGTACTGTCTTCTCAACACTTGACATTCCTGAGAAATTTGTTAGTCAAATGactattctgaaatattttgcacacTACATGGAAGAAAATCTTATGGAG GGTGGTGATCTACCTGGTTCAGTGGATGCAGAGAAATCTAGATTGTGTCTCCTTCAGTGGTTAAAGTCAGATCGTGCACTAATGATGCTCTTTAGTGATGGCACATTCCAG GTGAATTTTTATCACGATCATACAAAAATTATTATTTGCAATCTAAATGAGGAATACCTACTTACTTATATCAATGAAGATAGAGTCTCCACTACATTCAAGCTGTCAACACTGCTGATGTCTGGTTGTTCGCAAGAACTTCGTACCAGGATGGAATATGCATTGAATATGGTGCAACAAAGATTTAATTAA
- the plk2b gene encoding serine/threonine-protein kinase PLK2b isoform X1 — protein sequence MDLLRTITYQQNTKMCDQPLGKSADLCFSKRQEDLTCTNAELSRIITDPATGKCYCRGKVLGKGGFAKCYEMTDLTTNIVYAAKIIPHTRVAKPHQREKIDREIELHRTLHHKHIVHFYHHFEDKENIYILLEHCSRRSMAHVLKARKVLTEPEVRYYLRQIVSGLKYLHDQGILHRDLKLGNFFINENMELKIGDFGLAAKLEPVEQRSRTICGTPNYLSPEVLNKQGHGCESDIWALGCVMYTMLLGRPPFETTNLKETYRCIKEARYTTPSSLSTSARQLIASMLAKCPKDRPSLDDILHYDFLTQGFTPERLSQTCCHYAPDFHLSSPAKNFFKKAAAALFGGKKDKAKFLDNHNKLGKEDFDEIHKLKNDLKKISLSKQLNKSQSDEPESKLTSKPPINHLKPESPLPIQDNEQQIRDSIRMIVRGTLGSCSSSSNESLEDSTMGSVADTVARVLKGCLENMPEGDFLPKHQLSFSFQWVTKWVDYSNKYGFGYQLSDHTVGVLFNNGTHMSLLADKKTIHYYADLGQCTVFSTLDIPEKFVSQMTILKYFAHYMEENLMEGGDLPGSVDAEKSRLCLLQWLKSDRALMMLFSDGTFQVNFYHDHTKIIICNLNEEYLLTYINEDRVSTTFKLSTLLMSGCSQELRTRMEYALNMVQQRFN from the exons ATGGATTTACTGAGGACTATCACTTACCAGCAAAACACAAAGATGTGCGACCAGCCTCTCGGTAAATCAGCAGATCTTTGCTTCAGCAAAAGGCAGGAAGACTTGACTTGCACAAACGCGGAGTTGTCTCGGATTATAACTGATCCTGCGACCGGCAAGTGCTACTGCAGGGGCAAAGTGCTGGGAAAG GGTGGCTTTGCCAAGTGCTACGAAATGACAGACCTGACCACCAACATCGTCTATGCTGCAAAAATCATCCCCCACACCAGGGTAGCCAAGCCCCATCAGAGAGAAAAG ATTGACCGAGAAATAGAACTGCACCGAACGCTTCACCACAAGCACATTGTTCACTTCTACCATCACTTTGAAGATAAGGAAAACATTTACATTCTGTTGGAACACTGCAGCCGAAGA TCAATGGCTCACGTCCTGAAAGCTCGAAAAGTGCTGACAGAACCAGAAGTGCGGTACTACCTCCGGCAGATAGTCTCAGGATTGAAGTATCTACACGATCAAGGAATTCTCCACAGAGACCTCAAACTGG GCAACTTTTTCATCAATGAAAACATGGAACTGAAAATAGGGGATTTTGGATTAGCAGCGAAACTGGAGCCAGTGGAGCAAAGAAGCAG GACGATCTGTGGCACACCAAATTATTTGTCTCCTGAAGTTCTCAACAAACAAGGACATGGCTGTGAATCTGATATCTGGGCATTGGGCTGTGTAAT GTATACAATGTTGCTGGGGAGACCTCCATTTGAGACAACCAACCTAAAAGAAACGTACAGATGTATAAAGGAAGCAAGATACACCACGCCATCGTCATTGTCAACATCTGCAAGGCAATTAATAGCCAGTATGCTAGCAAAATGTCCAAAAGATCGACCCAGTCTAGATGACATCCTGCATTATGATTTCCTTACTCAG GGGTTTACACCTGAGAGACTCTCGCAGACCTGCTGTCATTATGCACCAGATTTTCACTTGTCCAGCCCCGCCAAGAACTTTTTCAAAAAGGCAGCTGCAGCCCTGTTTGGTGGAAAGAAGGACAAAGCCAAGTTTTTGGACAATCACA ataaactgggaaaggaaGACTTTGATGAGATTCACAAACTGAAAAATGACTTGAAGAAGATATCATTAAGCAAACAACTGAATAAAAGTCAATCAGATGAG CCAGAATCAAAGTTGACCAGCAAGCCACCAATTAACCATCTCAAACCAGAGAGTCCCTTGCCAATACAGGATAATGAACAGCAAATCAGAGATTCAATAAGGATGATCGTGAGAGGAACCTTGGGAAGCTGTAGCAGCAGTAGTAATGAAT CGCTTGAAGACAGTACCATGGGAAGTGTTGCTGACACAGTTGCGAGAGTACTAAAGGGCTGCCTAGAAAATATGCCAGAAG GAGATTTTTTGCCAAAacaccagttgagtttctccttCCAATGGGTTACCAAATGGGTGGACTATTCAAATAAGTATGGCTTTGGGTATCAATTGTCTGATCACACAGTTGGTGTCCTCTTCAATAACGGAACACACATGAGCTTGCTGGCTGACAAGAA AACCATTCATTACTATGCAGATCTGGGCCAGTGTACTGTCTTCTCAACACTTGACATTCCTGAGAAATTTGTTAGTCAAATGactattctgaaatattttgcacacTACATGGAAGAAAATCTTATGGAG GGTGGTGATCTACCTGGTTCAGTGGATGCAGAGAAATCTAGATTGTGTCTCCTTCAGTGGTTAAAGTCAGATCGTGCACTAATGATGCTCTTTAGTGATGGCACATTCCAG GTGAATTTTTATCACGATCATACAAAAATTATTATTTGCAATCTAAATGAGGAATACCTACTTACTTATATCAATGAAGATAGAGTCTCCACTACATTCAAGCTGTCAACACTGCTGATGTCTGGTTGTTCGCAAGAACTTCGTACCAGGATGGAATATGCATTGAATATGGTGCAACAAAGATTTAATTAA